From Macrobrachium rosenbergii isolate ZJJX-2024 chromosome 22, ASM4041242v1, whole genome shotgun sequence, the proteins below share one genomic window:
- the LOC136850426 gene encoding merozoite surface protein 9-like, which yields MDSGKISEELGEAQELLNVAEAEFINKQEQKQERSDAKAEIRLSKAEDSLIKLKMLAEREKMQKEKEKIGRKEEEQQKKKEKEQDKKGRKEKEKQKKEKKQDMKGR from the coding sequence atggactctggtaaaataagTGAAGAgctaggagaggcacaagaattgttgaatgtagctgaggcagaatttataaataagcaagagcaaaagcaAGAGAGAAGTGATGCAAAAGCAGAGATAAGACTTTCAAAAGCAGAAGatagtttgattaagctgaagatgctggctgaaagagagaaaatgcagaaagagaaagaaaagatagggagaaaagaggaagagcagcagaagaagaaagagaaagagcaagataaGAAAGGgcgaaaagagaaagagaagcagaagaaagagaaaaagcaagacatgaaagggagatga